The stretch of DNA CAGTTCCCAATGCACAAAACGCCATTTCCTGATGGTTCTGATACAGCTGATCTATATGCCACCGATGTTGGCATCTTGGTTCTGGCACTGTGCAAGCAGCACACTgcccttttttaaaacttttgattcTGGTTCTAATCGGATCTGAAATAAAACGTTCCCTTCATATTATCTTGTTTAAACTGTTGAGTTAAGATGTaaacaaagtttttctttttaaatatctgctGAGATGTTAAATTGAGACTGATAAAAGTAGGTATTAAAATAAGGGGTTTTATTGCACAAGAAGCTACTCATTTTAGTAAATAATGCCTTTTAGGAGTTCAGTATGAGTGGTGACTGTCGTAAGTACAGACAAGAAATAGAGACCAGCTGTGAGAgtgaaaaggaacagaaatgaaacatCAAAGTAAAAAGGTCATCTTCAGAATTTTCTAAAGTTGACCGGTAGAGAGGAAGCCAGTGGAGATTAAAAAATGCCATGGTTGAAGTAAAGAGATAAAACTGAGAGGGCAGTCAGAACCAAAAGCAAGAGAGTTGTCACCTTTGGCCTAGAAGAAAAGCATCTCTTAGTAGACATTTACAAACAGGAGATAATGGAGGCCTATCCTGTAGGTCTTAATCTTTACCTTTTCTGAAAAGTTCAAACTCTTTGCCTGCAGTGGGGACCTGGAATAGCTGTTGTATATTAAGGTGCCCCTCATGACAGTTATTATCATTAGTACACACGCACACAAGGATAATGTACTTTGTTACACGTCCTCACTGGATCACTCGGAACATACTACAGAAGGTGCCAGCatatacagaagagaaaaaagagacactTGTGGGTGAGCCCCAACCTCTAGTGGGAAAACCATGGCAAAGGCAATGGAAGAATCACGGAAACTCCtacacatgtacatatattaCAGGATTTATTTACAGTCTTCATCTTCCCACTTATGCAACACAAAAACAGCTGCCATCCTACTGAATTAATGCTGAAATGCACAGTTTTTCATACCTGACTATTTTCTGATGGTGCAAGCACCACAGCATTAGATCAACAGAGGCTGAAGCCCAGAAACAGAGCGGGCAAGCACATCATCCATGGTGGGTATTTGCTGCAAGTTTGCACTGTGTGTTGCGAAGCCAGGGACTGCGCACACCTCACAAATGGAAGTGCTGTTGCTTCAGTGATGAACCTCAATGATGCATTTACTAAGAACAGAATCAGACTTAATCTAAACACTGTTTAAGTCAACATTACAGCCACTGTACTTCTCAGTAATGAATTCAAACCTGTATTCCCTTGTTTGCTACCTATCActgcaaaatattatcatttgtgTTCTCAAGTGCGATGACAAAAGCTTTAACAGGCCACAGCTGCTCCTGATTCAGTTTTCTTTGCCTTCACTGTCACTGTCACTGCTGCTGTCGCTGTCGCTGATCAGTGCAGTGAGGTCCTCGAGGGCTTCCCTGCAAGAAAAACAAACTCAGCCTGGTGGTGGGACCTTGGTGTCCAACACTCATCAATGATCTGACAGTTTGTAATCATGAaaagggacaaccaaagctacactAAACTataacaaaaaggaaggaaaaggtcCCAAAAGCCAAATTTATAGCCTTCCTTGACTGGTATGACACGCAAAATAACCTCTAATATGTCCTTTCTGCAAGATGAAAATTCAGGTGTTAGAAAGCTATGAACACTGGAATGAGCAAATGGTCTGCTCCattttttataactttcattCATGGGGAAGGCAAAAGGATCTACTTACTCCTGCTCCTTGCTGATAGTAAAGTCAGCCCTTACTCTCTGGGTGAGGCCATCACAAACAGGTAAGCTGAAGGCACTCGCCAGCTTCACCACCTCGATGGCCTGCTCAGGGTTGTTGGATGCTTTTGCGCTGTCCATAAACTCATTCAGCAACTCATTTCTGTAGAAGGGCAAATATGGACATACCCTACTAAATCCTCAATCCCTCCAGTGAAAGATTTACATGCAAAGTTAGCATTTTTAAATTGCCAAATAGCTAACAGACAATCATTCAATATGAATTCAATGAGGATCCCCTCAACATGTCCTCAAAGTGATAACAGCACTGGCTTCAGGAGGCCCCTGCCTGGGAGTGTAGGGATGGGGATGTCACTTGCTTGCCACCACAAGTGCCAACATGAAGTAGCTGAAGTGTGCTGAAGAACACCAACCGCCCATAGAAGGAGTTAAGCCCATGCAGCCAGCTCCAGGTGGTACCCAAGCAAACCTGTTCACTTTAACTTACCCAGGGATCTTATTATGCTTCCTGAAAAGCCCCAGCATCTTCCTGTTCaagacaggagaaaaacaatGACTACTAATAGAACAGAAGACAACTGGCTGATGCTAACTGAATCCAGAAACTAAGTGTCCTTTTCTCCTTAATTATACTGTAAGATCCTGAAAAGTTTGTGTGCCCCACCAATTCTAAACTGTCTGTATCCCAGAATCACCTCAGGTGTTTAAATCCCTTCTCCCCAAACTTCGCCTCTCAGCATTACATATTTCACAGGTAAACCTGGTGTGAGGCCAGTGTTGAGAACTGCTGGTAGAACTCCTCTAGTTAATACCTTGCAGAGAGAGAGGAGggtagagggaagagagaaatggcaAAGAAAAGGTAAGGGCAGGAGCCAGAAGAAGTAGAACTTTGATTTCTAACTTAAAAATGGTCAAGGATTGTTGGCAATTTTATAAAACTCTGCATTCTCCATATTATAAATAGATGCACAAATAGATGCAACTTACATCCTAAAAATGCATTCATCAAAAGCTTAATTGGATTAGTGGGGCCCTAAGTAATCCAAAGAACTAAAGAGAACAGAACTCCCACCCACCAGAAATCACTTCTGTCTTCCCAGTAAGGAGGCATGGCCCAGCTGGTCTCGAGATTGTGCTGTGAAGAGCAGGCTCAGATTGAGGCATCTGTCTCCTGTAAATGTTCACCATCAACCTGCCACATGCAGGTCGAAGGGGCAACACATACATTCAGCTCCCATGGCTCAGCTGAGGTCCGTACCCCTGCGCCAATCATCACAGCCTGATGCACAGTAGCACAGTTCCTAGCAGATGTGTGTAAGCCGCTCTTCTAAGACCAGAGGAGGCAGCAAGCCTTCATCACCCTTTCTTGGACATATTTAGCAATCATGCTTTTAACTGGTCATCATATGTCCTAACTGTGACTCCACTCATGAAGTATACTTTCATTTACTTCTCTCCTTTAGGCAAAATGAATATACATAAAGCATACATATATAGTCATATATACCTAAATTCAGTGTTTGTATATGGACAAACACTGAAAATCGGTTATATAAAAAAGTGCTGACAAAAGCATTTAACTAGAACACAGTGACACAAACCAGAGACAGTTTCTAGTCAATCAAAGCCACGTTTAGCAAATGCTGGTAAATGTCAGTATCCAGAAGTTCAAGTACACAGCCCACATTTTAGGCTGGGAGGCGGGCAGTGGGTGACAGTTACACAGCCACCCACTAATGAAGTATTTCAGCAACCACAAATGAAATGTTTCAGCcaaacacattttgaaaattaagttTCTCCGATCACATTATTCTATTTATGTGGGCAGACAAATGAGGTTAAACAACTTGCTTGCCCTGGATGCAGAAATCAAAAGGTCAGAAACAAAGAATTTTCAGCTCAATGAATCATGCTTTCTCTCAAATATATCGTATGTATTCTTCCACAAGCATGCTTTGCAGCTGGTATTTGGAAATTCCCATAGAAAATCTGTTAAAAGACATCATACGGACCTCTAAATCATTAGAGGACCTCTTACTAACCAGATAAATATTCACTTAAATTCAAGGACAGGTGCTTCTAAGCTATACTTGTAACACTTGACTCACCAGGCTTCCTGGATTCTTCCAGCCCTCAAAAAAATGACAGCTATGCAGTTCAGAGATTTGGCTGGCCAATCTGAAGCAGACTGCCTGGCATCTTGGCTTTCATAAGTAGACTTGATATCTGCAGCACAGTCAGCAAATGCCACCTGAAGCTGGAAAGCTCTAAAAGTCAGAACTGCCTGATGGAGTCCATGGAAACTTAATATCATGACACTCCCTAGGTCCATTATCATTTTTGAGCAATGCCTCTTACCATGTGAAGATATCACATGTATAGgattcaaataatataaaaaaaagaaaaaaccatcaGTTCTGGGGAAAATTATTTCAATAGCCATATCTTTCAAATTctaccatggatttttttttccttagaaacaaaaataaagctgctattaCTCATTAGCATGCAGAGACGCTATTTTCATGTTGCTGGCTTTGAACTAGAGGAATGGGGTGACTTAGAAATGGTATTCTGCTAATGGTGAGGTATATGTTGAGAAGCATCATGACTTAAATGTGGGTCTGGGTGGCAGACTCCCCACAATGATGAACTGATACCAGGGAGAAAGCCTACCAGGGACCTCCGCACTGGAGGGCATGCTGGCTCCTGTGCATCTAGTATAGCAATGCAGCTGGGGCCTCGCTATTGCCCTACCTCTGGTGGGTGCTTGTCCCTTGCCATGAGCGTCAGGATCTCCTCCTTTAGATCACTGTGGAAAGTGTGGCCATATTCCTTACCATCTAGAAACAGAGAGGGAGACGGTGAGGAGTGATTATTGTTTTGGAAACCAATACTCCTTTTGGCTGACCTCTGTCCACTGACAGCAGTCACCCAGGTTTTTTAGTTGGTGAAAGTAAGTGGCCAGCATGATCTGTCCCAGGATTCCAGAAGACAGCCAGATGAATCATGGTAGAAGTAAGAGCCGTGAAGTCAACGACACTCCTTGACCCAGAGTACCCCCTGCCTGGACTGTCCTGCTCCCTCACATCAGCATACATGCCACACTCAAGTAGACACCAGCTCCACAGGGTAAGACACCTGTACAGAACACTGGAATTTTCAGTGCTCTTTTCTATATAATATCTGAGCAGTCTTGTGAAGTATTAGGGCAGGGATTTCTCACACATGGAAACTGAGAGAGGGAAGTGGACTTGAAGTGATGTTTAGTCACTTAGTGGAAGAGACACAAACACCTGATTCATTCTGCCACCAATTTAGATAGACACCTGCTCCCAGCACTTCAGCCCCCTGCCCTCCCATACTCATGAAACTTAAGGAACACTGACTGGCCAGCAACTGAACCAAAGTGATGCAAATATGGAACAGAAGGGTAGAACAGGCTTTGGAGTCACAGACTTATATTCAGATTGAGGGTTTGCCACTTAACCAGTGCTGACCTTCCCAGGGTCATGCCATATAACAGATGCCCCAAACACAGTTTATTCCTGCCATGAAGGGACTGAGGTCATTTTCAGTACATTTTTACTCATGCAATCTAACATGTAACATGAACAAGTGACCCTGAAGTAGACCTCAACTCATGTATTCAATTTCAGTCAGAATTGGAAAGGGAAGGTTTTATGCCTGACTAATGTAGGAAATTCAAGTGCCGTGGGCCTGGACCCATAAACTGAAACTGACCTTTCCAAATCTGAGGAATCATTTCTAGCCGATTGGCCACATCCAATGCTTGGAGAAGATCTATCAAGGTTTGGGAATGGGGGAAGAAAACCTGattaagagaaatacaaatatgtATTCTAAAGCATTAACAAGCAAAGGTACCAGCTTATCTATAATGACAAATGACCAGTAATGAATCATCTTACTGAAGGTATCAGGTCCTTATACCACTTCAAGGTGACATCGATTTGTTCCATTAGACAAAGTAAATTGAAGAACTTGGTACTGTGATGGAGAGAAAAAGTAAATTTAGCCCAAGCCCCTATATCTAACAAGGGAAATGGCTGAATTATGGTGCAGTTATATGATGGTGTGTTACACagagttaaaaataatttcaagttaCATGGGCCAATGCTTGTCCCAAGAAGTGCTAACTGTGCTTTCTGGACTTTCCAAATTAATACCTTCTTATCCGGATCATTTACACTTGCCTCCTCAGTAAAATCTCTATTCCTGGTGGGTAGGTACTgaacattatatttatttaaaacattcaaaGTAAAACAAGGATTTGGACACAGAGAACACAATCATCACACACCTTTATCAGGCTGCTCCCTTAAGTCCATGCTTTTATCTGCATGAGTGGATCATTTAAGGAACCTCTCTAGGCTCCAGTATCTTTTTTTGAGAACAAAAGCAAGTGGCTGGAATCTATCCTGCTCTAATAATTCAAATATCCAATTTCGAGGGTGGGGTATGTGGGTTTCAAAtgtcacaaataaaaaattctcaaagGATGCACACCAAACTGTATACCCTGGCACTTTCACCACTGCTTTAATTTCTACCTGTTCAGTTAAAACTCATTATTAAATCAGGGCacactgtttgaaatcagaaCAGGTGAGAATTGTAAGGCCACCAATAACTTTCCATTTGCAGGATATACTAATTAATGGTTGCTTAGTCTAACAGACTGTCAAAAGCAAGTCCtccattaaagaaaaagatacattTCAATCATACTTACTAATAGAAATTACGCTGCTGATCAGGTCCGATGAACTTCCAGTTGTCTCCCGTGTTTAAGAGGCCATGTACTTGGTAAGCAAGGTCTAGATCTCTGAGGGATGAGCACTGAACATGTGCAAAGATCAATTATCATTGATCCTTATTAGCCAAACAGTGACCCATTACATAAATGTAAAAAGCAGTTACTCCTGGAAATACTTAGACTGATTCAACTTATTACTGGCTGATGTAAAACTGAGTTACAAGAAActgagaacaaaaagacaaagttaagtctgaaaattttctgaatttaaaaaataaatgattttgatCTAGTGATTATACCTTTAGAAACCAGTTCTACAAATGGTTGAGTGTGCCAAAGACACATGAAGGATGCTGCTCATGGCACCATCACCATACCAGCAAAAAACCCAAGAAACATCTCCAAAACTACCCACCCAGACTGATGTGGCAAATTAGTCTTTACTCCCTAGGAAACACTGGCTTGGTACAAATACACAGAATAGCATGGAAATGCGCCTGGGATACACATGTCCAAGCATCCTAAGAAAAACATCCACAAGGACACATACCAAATTGTAAAGCAGTTTTCTTTAGGGAACAAGATACACGTACTCATtccaaaactgaaaattttcctataatgagcacaataaaatgaagaaccaaaataaaaaataactgtcatcaatttaaaatataatatgaaaatagaaaatactatGAAATCTTACTGGGAGAGGTATGAAAAAAGGCAAGAGAAACAATAAACACAGTATAGGGATGTGATGTGATAAAAACTAAAGattttagagaaagaaggaaaaaaaatctagacTAGAACCAAAGGCATGAATAAACAAGTTAAAAGTtagaaagtgaaagaaacagGGAGAGGCGAAGCTTACATTGAATACTAACTCTAGTTACAGATGAATTTAGGTAATGAACAGTAACCTTCTTTAGATAGGAAAAAAGGAGTGGGGATAGGGCAAGAAATGGTACTTACAACTCTCATGGCTGACTGAAAAAACATATCTGAAAATCAAAGTTCACCAGAGTTGTCGTTACTATGGatgaaataaattttctaaaattcagtAACATCAATAAAAATTCTGGCAGCATAACTGGTAATATGAAAGACAAAGCTAACCACCCAAAATCACCAAGGCAAATTAAACTCTGTCCTTGTCATCTGAATAACTGGCACTCAGGGAAATAGGCACAGCACGCTGTCTTTAGAGAAAAACACAGGCAACTTCTGTACTTACTGTCATCCAAGTCCCGTGGAGAAAATTTTTTCcctattaattcattcattataTCATAGATTATGAGGGATGATCCTTTAGAAGAGTTTTCTGCAGAACAAGAATGCAAATGGGTTTTATCACAGGTTCATTTTCTGTACCACCACCTAGgatgtttttcctttctctatcCTTCCTAAGGCCTGGATAGAACCAGAGGTGAATGCTTTATCAGGAAACAAGTACCCTCTGCAGAGTACATTTCCCTGTGAGATCTGGGACAATCCCAGGTCTCTGTCCAGATGTTCCAACCAGAGACTCTTGCTTTCCTTTCTAAGGTTCTTCACAAGAGGCTTGACTTTCACTGGGGTGGGACACACATGCAAAGCCAGTATAACTAGAAAAATGAATACTTTTTATGTTTGCTAAATCATTTGTGTTCCGTTTAAGCATAATCATCCAAAAAAGCAAACTTAAGAATGAATGGATATGGACGAGGCCTTTAAAATCGTATGGGCTGAGGTCAGAAAATCCACCTCCAATATTCCCAGTCAACAAATTATTTATTCACGTTCCCTTCCCTAACTTGCCCACATGTGTCTGGTAACACAGACTGATTCCTAAACTATTACTGGATCTGCTTTTACAGCCAATTTAAATACCTAAGAAAGAccaacacacacaccccacctcccacccagtTATGGCTATTACTTAGGAATTGGTAAGTACCACTGACTTTGCTTAGCAACTAAAACAAAGTGATGCAACATGGCAGAGAGGAGTGGGATAGGCTTTGGAGCCAGAAACACTAGTTTGAAGACAATGTCACCTACTTTTGGAGAATACAGTTATCATGGAAACTGTTCACCTGTTTCCAAACAAATTTCCCTAGTAGGTATGAGATGTGGATTTTATAAAATTAGCTTTCCAAACCTTAAATAATCAAgtttttctctgttgtttctaTAATCTATCTCAGTAAAGATATACTAGTAGCATTTCTGAactcaggggttctctctcaggATTCTTAGTGCCTATTACATGCCTTCCAAGTATAGTAGAAGACACCTGTTTAATTTATTTAGTCTCTACAGCCCTGTAGGTGTTACTCAGGTCAGTATATTCCCAGCTGACCAGTGACTAAATGGTACAGCTAAAATGTCAACTCAGGTATACCTTGCTCCTAAAGAATATTCATCAGTGCACAGCTCCAACAGGGACTGACTAACCTCAAAAGAGGGAACAGCTTTAAAATTAAGATGATGCTCCTGGAGCTGCAGGAATcactttctgcaatgatggaaatgttccccACCTGCATCCTGAAGAAGGTACCACGAGTCACATGTGCTGCTGAGCACGAATGTGACAgaggaagtttttcttttttttaaatctttattgatatatattatgcattcatatatcatataatcttccaaagtatataatcaatggtccacaatatcatatagctgtgtatttattatcacaaccgacttttttcttttttgtaaaaaataatgtacaagcaaaaaagcaacaaattccaaagcacagcacaataattagtcaACTAGtagatttctaattttaattttagttaactTAAATGGGCaaatgtggctagtggctattgGATGGTACAGTTCTGGAGTAAAAGATACTTAAAACTAAAATACCTTCTGACCATTTATTTCTATCTGTACGCCAACACTGCTAGTACTCTTTTTAACCTAACCTCCACTGCAGCTCAAGTCGTTTATCACAAACAAGACTACTACCCTCAAGAAGAACTTTTTGCTCAAGCCATAAATAATGCTGAGTTGTCAACTATCTAAATTCATATGCAGAGAAGGAACCTGAAACAATCACATACACTCAAGGGATGTGGTCACTTTTCTACATAAATTAATATAATCTAAGGTCATACATACCACGTTGATAAAACAGCTGAATGATATAGTAATATGTTGCAAGTGAGGGTTCTTGAATCACCGGgtgggtggaaaaaaaaaaacaagaaataaaataagtcaaAACAAACCTATCCAGAATAAAGCTTACTGAGGCACTAGAAACATAGTAATGTTGTCATTTATGCAAAAATTTCACTTCCATttgtttgaacagacatttttcagctTATAGGATTaatataaaggttaaaaaaaaagttgtctcTGAAAATTGCCATACAAAGTCTAAAATGCCATACTAAAATATCATAGTTAATGTATTTGTCCTATAATTATGCATTTAAGAGCAAGCATTGAAGCACGTTCAAGTGAACTAATTCCTAAAacagcctttttaaaatttttattttaatttgctgaaAAATATAACACACTAATATACACATGGGTTCAAATGCCTAATCATGCTAGAAAATAtcacataaaaaatttaaagctaACTTCACATGAACAATTATTTTCCAGAATCAAGAAGTCCATTAAAAAGTACCTAAACTACTGAGAAAACAAtgtaaattgaaaagaaaatgaggataataaaggGGTCCTTATCATAGTAAGTCCATATGATCGAGTGTGCCAAATGGTGGAAATTCCCAATACATCACAGTAAAACAGTATCTTCTTGACATCTTGGCCTAAACCACTGCTCAACCCTGCCCCTGTCATTAATGATGTGTACTTACCAATTCCAATGGCTTTCATTTCGCGTAAGGTCTGTAAGGCTGGAAGTTTTCCAAATCCATAAAATCTTCGGAGACATTTAATTATGGTATTAAAAGTCTGTAGATTTGGTTTCACATTCTGTGCAACCATTTCCTTCAGCAGCTCCTAGTTGAATCAAAAGCAGGGACCATTTTTGTGCCTGGGCAGATAATTTGCCCAATAAAATCATATTctgcatataaaataaaaagaatttggcTTTCTGGCTATGTCTGAGGCAGATTAATATATATATCCCTAATTTAAGCACAGTTTATTAATTACAAGACCATGGACTTTGCTGGGAAAGACCTTCCCAGTAGACTCTCAGTGGGTCTGTCTACCTCCACTTGATGATCAAGATGTCCCAATGTCTTCATCCCCCTGGTGAGATTTCCAAGAAAAGACTcaagcaaaagaacaaactagAAAGGATTTagtgtttttgcttttgtaaatgaCTGACATTTATGTATAGGTAAGAATCAACTAgatgatttaattttcttaaacttaTCTAAAAGAGTTTTACAATaaacatgaaatgaaaattattattaataagtgAATAAAGCAACCTAGTTCTCTTTCTGACTTCTAGCATTATGCACTGGGCCAAGCTCCCTGACTGCAGTATATATGCTCAATGAATGCTTCTCTCCCCACTAGTTTATTTCCAGGAAAATAGTCAAGGACTATTAGGGGACAAAATAAAGGTTAATCCTTACCAGTATACTACTCcatttttcctcaaatttctCATCTGTCACCAGTGACTTTGCTTGAATCAATGCATTGAAGGTATATACATCAGCTGTAATGGaagaaaactaatttaaaaaaaattggggttaAAGATTTAACCCCAGTGGCTCAGTGTGAGGCAAAGCGGGCATATACATTGCCTTCCTAGGCTAACCTCCACATGCCCACAAGCTGGAAAACCACTTCCCTGTCTGGATTCTACTCCTGTTCAATCACTGGTACCATAGGAAAAGATGGAAAGTAGGCTGATGaatgagaaaagatgaaaaagatttCACACAGATtcttaaaagaagaggaagagagagagcgATTCTCAAAACACACTCACCAGTGAGTCTGTTGTTCAGTAATTCATTGTACAAGTTTAATGCCTGCATATTAGCTTGATGCTGGATAAGGGACAAAAATCAAGCATCATCAAATCTATTCTCTTAAAtctattacatttatataatagaTTATctctatatcatatatatatatatatatatatatatataaaaaatacaatctACTACTATATAGGATTTGGGAATACGGCAGTAAACAAACGAAGATCCCTGTTCTCATGAAGCACATTACTCTAATGTAATGGTTCTTTATGGTGACAGTTTTGCTGCCAAGGGGACATTTGAGAATGCCTAGAGACATTTTCATTttgggttgtcacaactgggagcATATCATTGGCATCCAGCAAGTAGAGGCCAGAGAACCACTAAACATCCCACCATGTACAGGAcagcccccctcccacccccaacaaaTTATCCaacccaaaatgtcaacagtgccaaGATTGAGAAATTGCCTTAATGgaaatacaaaaacacaaaaccaagtataaaataaatgtacctTTACCATCCCTCGAATCATTGTGCAGTAGGAATGTGCATTTTTCTCTGGCATTACAGCAAAGATCCTCTCtgcattgtttttttctctagacAAGAGAAAGTAAATGTGAACCAGGGAAAGCCAGTAATAGCTACCAACAGTTAATGAGTATACAATGAGTCAGGCACTGTGCAAAGTACTTTATGTAAATTATCTCActttaaaattgggaaaatcCAAGGTTCAAAAATCTGAAGTTGCCCAAGGCATGTAGTCAAGTGGCAGAACTAACAATAACAAGGAAATTTTTGTTAAAAAGCTATATATATGGTATTAAAAACCAAAAACCCAACTGTAAAAGAGGTATCCTCCAGTCTCAAAAACTATTCCCCAGAGGCAATTATTGACAACCAATTTCCTCTAAATCATCAGTCTTTTTCTAGTGTATGAACACACATTTATTCTTCCCATTTTGTAGAAATATAAATGGCATCATGTTATACAAACTATTCTGTACCTTGATTTCTCCTCTTAACATGTCCTAGAAATCAGACAGAAATAGGATTTGAGCCAAGACTTTACTCCCAAATCTTGTCTTAACCACTATGCCAAATTATTATAATCTACCACTATCTAGAAAGATCTTTGATTCTATTAAATTCATCAATTCAAAGATATTAATgtgcaatttttttctgtaattctcAAACTGTGTTCagaatttattgaaataaaacagTAGTCTTAATTTAGCACTacattctgtacatatttttaCATAAACAAAATTTATCAAATCTGTCAGAATGAAAGGGACTTAGAGGAATATATTACAAAGTAGCACTGCTGATGAAACTTCCAAAGGACCCAGGCCATGTAACAAAGAAACAATGAGCATAAATCTCTAAAAAGAGCTTTGAGCAGGTAGGTGGCAGTAAAGACCTTACGAAAAATGGTGCTAATGCatataaatacaaatttcaaaatttatactGCACACTGAACACAAACTATGTATCAGAATATCACAGGATTATATATCCTCTTTGGGTGATGAAGGAGCATACTCAGTGCATTTTCAGGAACTGTAGCAGAAGCTTCTAATTATGTATGACATACCTCCAAGCAACTCCAAACTGGTGACTGCCCCTCTTCCTAGATTTCTCATTATTTTGCTCTTTGGCTTCTTCCTAAAATGAatcatcaaaagaaataaaacagaaatcaatCTGAGATGGCAACTGTGGAGCCAGAAACCACCTCTACTCTTAATCCCCCATCTACAGAATCTAATCAGTAGGTTGTTAACCTAGAACATTAAACACCCACTACAGAACAGATGGGCACTTTGGttttttaataatgataaaagcAAAACTTGGCCAGCAAACCTTCGACTGATCTCTAAGTTTGACACTGTTGAAGACTTTGGGCTCTGTACAACCATATCCAGTTGTCTAGTGATTTAATGCCTGGCTGTGACTACTCACTTTTTGATGGTATTGAGTCTATAtgagaagatggaaaaaacaaatgagaaGGACGTGGCTAATTAATTACATTGAACAAACAGCAGAGACGAAGTGATCTCAGTCACTTTTGGCTAGAGACACTGCTGTGACTTTCTGGAGAATCTTTAGATGTGATGATGTGGAGCCTTTGTTAATGTTAGAACTAAAGGTGGTAAGATAGCAACATGGACTACTGAATGTGAAAACATAAGCTGTTACACATTTAGAGAGGGTATACAAGGAAAGATTATGACTTCCTCCA from Tamandua tetradactyla isolate mTamTet1 chromosome 17, mTamTet1.pri, whole genome shotgun sequence encodes:
- the PTCD3 gene encoding small ribosomal subunit protein mS39 isoform X1, with amino-acid sequence MAAGVAWAFLERRCWPFLSLTGRQAPSHRWYSGSATLSKVQGAELTGIEEVVIPKRKAWDKVAVLQALASTVNRDATAAPPAFQDDPYLIPASSVESRSFLLAKKSGENAAKFIINSHPKYFQKDIAEPHIPCLMPEYFKPQIEEVSEAALKERIKLKKVQASVDMYDQLLQAGTTVSLETSNSLLDLLCYYGGQEPLADYHFQQIERSEELEEAKEQNNEKSRKRGSHQFGVAWREKNNAERIFAVMPEKNAHSYCTMIRGMVKHQANMQALNLYNELLNNRLTADVYTFNALIQAKSLVTDEKFEEKWSSILELLKEMVAQNVKPNLQTFNTIIKCLRRFYGFGKLPALQTLREMKAIGIEPSLATYYYIIQLFYQRENSSKGSSLIIYDIMNELIGKKFSPRDLDDNMFFQSAMRVCSSLRDLDLAYQVHGLLNTGDNWKFIGPDQQRNFYYTKFFNLLCLMEQIDVTLKWYKDLIPSVFFPHSQTLIDLLQALDVANRLEMIPQIWKDGKEYGHTFHSDLKEEILTLMARDKHPPELQVAFADCAADIKSTYESQDARQSASDWPAKSLNCIAVIFLRAGRIQEAWKMLGLFRKHNKIPGNELLNEFMDSAKASNNPEQAIEVVKLASAFSLPVCDGLTQRVRADFTISKEQEEALEDLTALISDSDSSSDSDSEGKEN
- the PTCD3 gene encoding small ribosomal subunit protein mS39 isoform X2, with product MAAGVAWAFLERRCWPFLSLTGRQAPSHRWYSGSATLSKVQGAELTGIEEVVIPKRKAWDKVAVLQALASTVNRDATAAPPAFQDDPYLIPASSVESRSFLLAKKSGENAAKFIINSHPKYFQKDIAEPHIPCLMPEYFKPQIEEVSEAALKERIKLKKVQASVDMYDQLLQAGTTVSLETSNSLLDLLCYYGGQEPLADYHFQQIERSEELEEAKEQNNEKSRKRGSHQFGVAWREKNNAERIFAVMPEKNAHSYCTMIRGMVKHQANMQALNLYNELLNNRLTADVYTFNALIQAKSLVTDEKFEEKWSSILELLKEMVAQNVKPNLQTFNTIIKCLRRFYGFGKLPALQTLREMKAIGIEPSLATYYYIIQLFYQRENSSKGSSLIIYDIMNELIGKKFSPRDLDDNMFFQSAMRVCSSLRDLDLAYQVHGLLNTGDNWKFIGPDQQRNFYYTKFFNLLCLMEQIDVTLKWYKDLIPSVFFPHSQTLIDLLQALDVANRLEMIPQIWKDGKEYGHTFHSDLKEEILTLMARDKHPPELQVAFADCAADIKSTYESQDARQSASDWPAKSLNCIAVIFLRAGRIQEA